The DNA sequence CGGTGTCCTGTGGGGCACCGGCGGTCTCGCCGGCTCACTTCTCGGCGAACTCGCCGGCCTCCACCCGCTCGCCGTCGCCGCCTGGCGGCTGCTCGTCGGCGGGGGAGTCGCGTGCCTGTTCGTCAAGATCCGCCCGCGCGGCCTGGCCGCGGCGAAGCGCCTGCTCGCCGTCGGCGGCCTGTTCGCCCTGTCCCAGGCGAGCTACTTCGCCGCCGTCGCGCTCAGCTCGGTGAGCGTCGCGACCATGACCACGATCGGCGCGGCACCCGTCGTGGTCACCCTGGCCGGGCGGCGCCGTCCCGGTCGCTGGACGCTCGTCTCGCTGGCCGGCACCCTCGCCGGCCTGGTGCTGCTCCGCTGGTCGCCGCAGGACTCGGCGTCCCTCGGCGGCCTCGGCTTCGCGCTGCTCGCGGCGGCCGGTTTCGCGACGCTCACCCTGGTGACCGCGAAGCCGGTCGAGAGCCTCGACCCGCTGTCCACGACGGCGTTCGGCTGCCTGCTCGGCGGGCTGCTGCTCACCCCGGTGGCGAGCTGGTCCGGGATGGCGCTGCCCCTGCACGTGGACGTCCTCGCGGTCGCCCTGTACCTCGGCGTGGTGCCCACCGCGCTCGCGTACGCCGCGTACCTGCGCGGTCTCGCGGACGCCCACCCGGTGCTGGGCGCGCTGTCGGCGGTGCTCGAACCGCTGACCGCGGCGGTGCTGTCCGCGGTCCTGCTCGGCGAACGGCCGGCCGGCACGGCGTGGTGCGGCGCGGCCGTGCTGGTCGCGGCGCTGGCCGTCGGCTACTGGCGGCCCGAACGGAGGTGAACCCCGGCGCTGCCCCTCAGGGCGTCTCGAGGGGCTCGAGGGGCTCGAGGGGTAGCGCCCGCCCCAGGATCGCGAACGGCCGCGGGTCGCCGGCGAAGTGGTAGTCGCGCAGGACGTCGACGAAACCGGTGCGGCGGTAGAGCTTCCACGCCCGGCTCGTGCCCTCCGGCGTCGACAGCAGCACGTTCGCGCTCGGCACGCTCTCGAGCAGGCCGCGCAGCAGGTCCTCGCCGATCTGGTGGCCCTGGTTCTCCGGCCGGACGTGGATCTCGGTCAGCTCGAAGTAGTCCATCAGCCAGCGGTCGGCCTCGGCGGGCCCGGACCGGCGGCTCAGGCCGTGGCGCACCTGCTCGTGCCACCACTGCCCGGGCCGGCCGCGGTAGCCGTAGGCCACGCCGAGCAGGACGTCGTCGGCGTCGAAGGCGGCCATGCAGCGCCAGCCCTCGCGCAGCGCGTGGGTCAGCCACATCGGCGCCCGCTGCTCGGCGGTGCCGGCCGGGTAGCGCATCGCCCGGACGTAGATGTCCAGCGCCTCGGGCAGGCGCGCGCGGAACTCGTCCGCCGAGAGCTGGACGTAACGGGAGCGCATCGCGGTCACGGCTGCTCATCTTCCTCCGCGCCGGCGAGCGCGCCCGGAGTGCCCCCGGTCAACGCCACCAGCCCGGCGAAGGTCGTCGGGAAGACGGTCTTCGGGTGCCCGGCGGCGGCCCAGACGACGTCGTGGGCGCGCAGCGCGGTGTCGACCAGCGTGGTCAGCCGCGTGGGGTGCCCGACCGGGGCGACGCCGCCGATCGGCTGCCCGGTGTGAGCCCGCACGAAGTCGGCGTCGGCCTTCCCGACGGCGTCGACCCCGGCCAGCCCGGCGAGCGTTTCCGGGTCCGCGCGGTGGGCGCCGGAGGTCAGCGCGAGCAGCGCGTGCGCGTTTTTGTCGTACCCCACGCGGAAGATGAGGCTGTTGGCGATGGCCCCCACCGGCACGCCGAGTGCCTCGGCCGCCTGGGCGGCGGTCCGGACCTCGGCGGGCAGGACGCGGATGCCTTCGGCGGCGGCGTGCTGCCCGGCTTCGGACAGTGCGGCCGCCACCTTGGCGACGGCGGGGTGGTCCAGCGAACTCATGAACCTATGAGATCACGCCGGCGGCGAGGTGTCCCGCACCACGTCCGGGGGATTCCGCCTCGGGGTTGAGCGAACGCCACGTCCGGGGTTACTCTGGAAATTGTTCGAACAGACGTTCGACATCTGGTGAGCGCGCACCGGTCAGGTGACCGGCGCGGGACGGGGGAAGCGCCCCGCGCCGGTCATCGACCGGGCTCACAACGCGCAGGAGGAGGGTCGTCATGTCCGTCTCGGTCGTGTCCCCCGCGGATCCCGGGCAGCCCCAGCTGCCCATGTCGCTGCGCCCGCCCGCCTCGCCGGCGGCGGCCGGCCTGCTCACCCAGGCGCGGCGCGGCCTCGCCGAAGCCGAGCGGGAAGCCGATCCCGCGGAGCGGTTCATCGGCGCCTACCTCGCTGCGCTGCGCGGCGCCGCCGCGGTGCTCGCCGCCCACGGCCGCCCGCACCGGGGCCGGTCGCGCCCGGCCAGCACGTGGGTCCTGCTCGACGCCGACGCCCCCGAGCTGCGGGAGTGGTCCGCCTTCTTCGCGAGCAACTCGGCCATGCGCGCCGACGCGCAGGCCGGGATCACCGGCAAGGTCACCGCCGAGGCGGCCGCGGAGCTCGTGCGCGCCGCCAAGCCGTTCCTGGAACTGGTCCGCCGCCTCGTGCACGGCCTGCCGATCGTCGAGGACGCCCATGTCGCGTGAGCACGGCCTGGTCGACCAAGGGCGGCTGCTCACGGCGTTGGGGATCGAAGGCGGGGTACTGGCCGAGGCGGTGCGCGAGGCGCCGCTCGAGGCACCGGTGCCCGCGTGCCCGGGGTGGTCGCTCGGCGAGGTGGCCCGGCACGTCGGCAGCCGCTACCGGATGGTCCGGCGCCGGCTGACCGAAGGGCGGATTCCGGACGAATGGCAGCGTGACCCGGAGCCCGGCCAGGGCGTGGCGGAGTACCTGGAGACCGGCCTGGCCGAACTGCTCGACGAGCTGGCGGCGCATCACCCGGAGGAGCACGCCGACACGTGGTGGCCCGCCGACCCGACGTACGGCTTCTGGCGCCGGCGGATGGTGCACGAGACGATCGTGCACCGCGTCGACGTCGAACAGTCGGCCGGCGTCGAACCGCGTGACGTGCCCGAAGACCTCGCGCTCGACGGCATCGACGAAGCGCTGGCGCTCTGGTTCGGGCAAAAGCTGCCGCTGCTCGGGCTGACCGGCACGAAAGCGGGCTCGGTCGGCGTGCGGGCCGGCGGTCACAGCTGGATCGCGCGGGCCGGACCGGAGTCGACGCAGGCCTGGCACTGCCCGGCCGAGGAGGCCGAGGCCGCGGACGACGTCGTCACGGCCGAACCGGAGCGGATGTACCTGTGGCTCTGGGGCCGGGCGTCCTTGACCTCGGTGACCGTGCGAGGAGTGCACGACCAGGCGGCCCAGCTCTGGGCGCTGCTGCGGCTCGCGACCCGATGACCCGGCCGGCGGGGAAGCCGAACCGGAATTGTCGGGGGTCGCGGCTAGCCTGCGGCGCATGAGTACTCGCCTGGTCAACCTGGTGATCGACGCGGCGCGGCCGAGGGTCCTGGCGGACTTCTGGGCCGCGCTGCTCGGCTGGCGCGTCGCCGTGGAGCAGCCGGACGAGGTCGACGTGCGCGCCCCGGAGGCCGACGGCTGGGATCTGGACCTGGTGTTCGTGCCGGTGCCCGAAGCCAAGGTCGTCAAGAACCGCATCCACCTCGACCTGGCGAGCAAGACCCTCTCGCACCAGACGGAGCTGGTCGAGCGGGCGGTGGAGCTGGGCGCCCGGCGCGTCGACATCGGGCAGGGCGCGGTGCCGTGGGTGGTGCTGGCGGACCCGGAGGGCAACGAGTTCTGCGTCCTGGAGCCGCGCGAACACTACGCGGACACGGGTGCGGTGGCGTCGATCCTGGTGGACGCCTGGTCCCCGCCGCGGCTGGCGGACTTCTGGGCGGGGATCACCGGCTGGCCGGTCCAGTCCCGCCAAGGTGACGTCATCGTGGGCCTGCGCGCCCCGTCGGGCCGCGGCCCGTGGCTGGAGTTCCTCCGCAACGAAGACGCGAAGCGCGTGAAGAACCGGATCCACCTGGACATCGCACCCCCGGCGGGCGCCGGCCACGCGGCCGCGGTGTCGGAAGTTCTGGTGGCGGGCGCGTCCCCGGCGGATCGGGAGGGCGCGGGCTTGCCGTGGCGCGTACTGGCCGACCCGGAGGGCAACGAGTTCTGCGTGCTGACCCCGCGCTGAGCCGGCTTGGGAAGAATGGAGACCTCCGACTGGCGGGGAAGGCGGATCGTCGAAGGATCCATCCCACGCGGTCGGCTTCGGCGCGTTGCGCACCCACTGGGGCCTGGACCGCCCCACGTCATGGTCCGCGACTACTGCGACGCGGTATCACGGCGCGCCTACCTGGTTCACGGCATGCCGTACGCGTCCTGGCTGCTGGCCGACGTGGTCGCGATCCTGCCGTCGGGCTCGCCGTTCTTCCGGCTGGTCAGGTCGGCTGGCGGGCTGCGGTCAGGCCGGGCTGGTCGTCAGGTCGGTGGGCGGGTTGCGGCGAGGCCAGGCTGGTCGCCAGGTCGGCGGGGCGGGCTGCGGGCAGGTCGGGCTTGTCGCCAGGTCAGCAGGCCGGTTGCGGGCGTGGTCGGCGCGTGGCGGGCTGAGCTGTCGTGGAGTGTGGCGGGCCGGGTTGGCCCCCCGGTCGGCGGCCGGATCGCAACCACGCGCGGCCCGGGTTGCCGGCCGAAGACGTCCCCGGGGCGGCAGCCGCGCCGGGGGTGTGGGACTTGCGTGTTTCGCCGGAGTTGCCGGGTCACGGCGAACGCTGACCTGCGCGAAACACTCGCGTCCCGGTGAGGCAACAACCGCGGGGGACCGTGGTGGGCATGGAGACCTCTCGAGCGTTGCCCCAGCACGGTCAGCCGGCCGGCGTCGAGGAGCCGGCCGTGCCGTCCGCCTGGCGGGTGCGGGTCCGGATGCACGATCACCCGGGCACCCTGGCCCGCATCGCCATCCGGCTCGCCGACCTCGAGTGCAACATCCTCGGCCTGACCGTGCTGCCGGTCCCGGGCGGCGTGCTGGACGAGATCGTGCTGCGCCCCGCGGTCGGCCTGCCCCGGCGGCTGCTGGTCGACGCCATCCGCGACGAGGGCTGCGAATGCACCGCGATCATCGACGCCGACGTCCACGAGCTGGTCGACTCGGCGTCGTCGACGCTGGCCGCGGCCCGCCGCGCGATCGACGATCCGGCCCGCCTCACCGAGGTGCTGAAGGAGGTCTTGGCCGCCGACGTCGTCACGCTCGTCCCCGCGACCGAGGCCAACCCGGCCCGCACCGAGAGCGGGCACCGCGCCGTGTTCGAGCTCGGCGCCGACACCGCGTTGGTGGCGCGCCGCCAGTGGGCGCCGTTCGTGCAGCTCGAGCTGACCCGCGCCGAGTCGCTCGTCACCCTGCTCACCGCGGCGGCCCGGAACGTCGCGGGCCCGGTGGTCCTCAACCGCCCGGACGGCGCGGCGATCGTCCTGCGCAAGGGCCTCCCCGGCGACGCCGACGCGGTGTCCGAACTGCACCGCCGCTGCTCGATGGCGACGCTGTTCCGCCGCTACCACACGGGAGTGCGGACGGTGCCGCGCCGCTGGCTGCACCGCCTGCTGATGCCGCCGCGCGGCACGAGCGTGCTGGCCGTCTTCGGCCGGGAGGTGATCGGCCTGGCCCAGCTCATCCCGTCCGCGGCCGGCGGCGCCGAGATCTCCCTGCTGGTGGAGGACGACTGGCAGCGCCAGGGCATCGGCACCGCCCTGCTGGCCCGGCTCGCGGCCATCGCCGAAGCCCAGGGCATCACCGAACTGACCGCCGACTGCCTCGCGGGCGACGACGTCCTGCCCCGCACCGCGGCCCGAGCCGGCCTGCGCACCGAACGCGGTACGGAAGACGGAGCCAAGCTCAGACTGTTCTTGTCGGCCTGAGCGCGATCAGCGCTTCCAGAACCAGTCCTTGTCCCGCGCTTCGCGCAGAGCGGTCTTCTTGCGCTCGGTCGTGAGCCGGTCGAGGTATAGAACGCCGTCGAGATGGTCGGTTTCGTGCTGCAGGCACTGCGCCAGCACTTGTTCGCCCTCCACCTCGATCGGCTCGTTGTGCACGTCGACCCCGCGGACCTTGGCGTGCACCGCCCGCTCGGTGGGGAACCACAGCTCCGGCACCGACAGGCAGCCCTCGTTGATCTCGTGCGTCTCTTCGGACAGCTCGACGATCTCGGGGTTGATGACGTACCCGGTGAGCCCGGCGACGTCATAGCTGAAGATCCGCAGCCCGACGCCGATCTGCGGCGCGGCCAGCCCGGCCCGCCCGTCGGGCTTCACGGAGTCGACCAGGTCCCGCACGAGCGCCTCGAGCTTCTCGTCGAAAACCGTGACCGGATCACAGGCGGACTTGAGGATCGGGTCCCCGAAATAGCGCAGCTCGCGCATGGCCATGAGCAGAACATCCTTCGTGCGGTGTCGGACTGGCAGCTTAGGCCAGCGGGTGAGCGCCCCGTCGGGGAATCACCACGAACCCGGCGCGGCCGGTCGGCCGGGTCAGGCGCGTAGGCGCAGACCCGAGGGTGTCGCGCGGAAACCCGCTTCCGTCAGTACTTGTGCGAGTTCGGAGGTCAGGGCCTGCTCGCCGTCCGCGCGCTGGACCGACAGCTGACCCAGC is a window from the Amycolatopsis sp. NBC_00355 genome containing:
- a CDS encoding maleylpyruvate isomerase family mycothiol-dependent enzyme — its product is MSREHGLVDQGRLLTALGIEGGVLAEAVREAPLEAPVPACPGWSLGEVARHVGSRYRMVRRRLTEGRIPDEWQRDPEPGQGVAEYLETGLAELLDELAAHHPEEHADTWWPADPTYGFWRRRMVHETIVHRVDVEQSAGVEPRDVPEDLALDGIDEALALWFGQKLPLLGLTGTKAGSVGVRAGGHSWIARAGPESTQAWHCPAEEAEAADDVVTAEPERMYLWLWGRASLTSVTVRGVHDQAAQLWALLRLATR
- a CDS encoding YbaK/EbsC family protein, yielding MSSLDHPAVAKVAAALSEAGQHAAAEGIRVLPAEVRTAAQAAEALGVPVGAIANSLIFRVGYDKNAHALLALTSGAHRADPETLAGLAGVDAVGKADADFVRAHTGQPIGGVAPVGHPTRLTTLVDTALRAHDVVWAAAGHPKTVFPTTFAGLVALTGGTPGALAGAEEDEQP
- the def gene encoding peptide deformylase, translated to MAMRELRYFGDPILKSACDPVTVFDEKLEALVRDLVDSVKPDGRAGLAAPQIGVGLRIFSYDVAGLTGYVINPEIVELSEETHEINEGCLSVPELWFPTERAVHAKVRGVDVHNEPIEVEGEQVLAQCLQHETDHLDGVLYLDRLTTERKKTALREARDKDWFWKR
- a CDS encoding GNAT family N-acetyltransferase: METSRALPQHGQPAGVEEPAVPSAWRVRVRMHDHPGTLARIAIRLADLECNILGLTVLPVPGGVLDEIVLRPAVGLPRRLLVDAIRDEGCECTAIIDADVHELVDSASSTLAAARRAIDDPARLTEVLKEVLAADVVTLVPATEANPARTESGHRAVFELGADTALVARRQWAPFVQLELTRAESLVTLLTAAARNVAGPVVLNRPDGAAIVLRKGLPGDADAVSELHRRCSMATLFRRYHTGVRTVPRRWLHRLLMPPRGTSVLAVFGREVIGLAQLIPSAAGGAEISLLVEDDWQRQGIGTALLARLAAIAEAQGITELTADCLAGDDVLPRTAARAGLRTERGTEDGAKLRLFLSA
- a CDS encoding SAV_6107 family HEPN domain-containing protein → MSVSVVSPADPGQPQLPMSLRPPASPAAAGLLTQARRGLAEAEREADPAERFIGAYLAALRGAAAVLAAHGRPHRGRSRPASTWVLLDADAPELREWSAFFASNSAMRADAQAGITGKVTAEAAAELVRAAKPFLELVRRLVHGLPIVEDAHVA
- a CDS encoding VOC family protein, with translation MSTRLVNLVIDAARPRVLADFWAALLGWRVAVEQPDEVDVRAPEADGWDLDLVFVPVPEAKVVKNRIHLDLASKTLSHQTELVERAVELGARRVDIGQGAVPWVVLADPEGNEFCVLEPREHYADTGAVASILVDAWSPPRLADFWAGITGWPVQSRQGDVIVGLRAPSGRGPWLEFLRNEDAKRVKNRIHLDIAPPAGAGHAAAVSEVLVAGASPADREGAGLPWRVLADPEGNEFCVLTPR
- a CDS encoding GNAT family N-acetyltransferase, with product MRSRYVQLSADEFRARLPEALDIYVRAMRYPAGTAEQRAPMWLTHALREGWRCMAAFDADDVLLGVAYGYRGRPGQWWHEQVRHGLSRRSGPAEADRWLMDYFELTEIHVRPENQGHQIGEDLLRGLLESVPSANVLLSTPEGTSRAWKLYRRTGFVDVLRDYHFAGDPRPFAILGRALPLEPLEPLETP
- a CDS encoding DMT family transporter, with protein sequence MSLALPVRARSSAALVLAGVLWGTGGLAGSLLGELAGLHPLAVAAWRLLVGGGVACLFVKIRPRGLAAAKRLLAVGGLFALSQASYFAAVALSSVSVATMTTIGAAPVVVTLAGRRRPGRWTLVSLAGTLAGLVLLRWSPQDSASLGGLGFALLAAAGFATLTLVTAKPVESLDPLSTTAFGCLLGGLLLTPVASWSGMALPLHVDVLAVALYLGVVPTALAYAAYLRGLADAHPVLGALSAVLEPLTAAVLSAVLLGERPAGTAWCGAAVLVAALAVGYWRPERR